The genomic stretch CCGAATGGTGTATTTTCAGGACTCATTGAGCGCTTACCGCAGCTGCAACAAAAATATCGTCCTACACCTTGGTTAGCCAATGCACACGCACATATTCTGTATTTCGATTTAATTAAAAAACGTACCATTAAGCTGAAATATGACGCGCTTGAACAGCTGAAAATGTCAGATGGCGGAATTACCGGTATTGCCTGGTATGGACTGGATCTTCCTGCAAATACCCCTACCATTGTTTTATTGCATACGATAACCGGTTCTCCTGAATCAATGCGTGAACTGGTTCGTGATCTGCATAAATATACGGGTTGGCGTGTTGCATTGTGTTTACGCCGTGGTCATGCAGACTTACCCATGCCTGTGCCTAAAATGAACCTGTTTGGTTCAACTCAGGATTTGCGTGAACAACTCTTGTATATACAGGACAGATTTCCTCAGTCCGATCTCTATGGGGTTGGCTCTTCTGCGGGTACGGGATTGTTAGTGCGTTATCTGGGCGAAGAGGGTGAACAAACCCCATTAAAAGCAGCTTTTGCTTTATGTCCTGGCTATAACACTGAAACTGGTTTTGCCAATGTGCATCCGTTTTACAGTAAAGTTATGGCCAAAAAACTGATTAAGCGCTTTATTCATCCTTATCAGGAAACCTGGCAGGTCTGCCCAAGCTGGAAACAGTTATTAGAAGTTAAAGATCTGTCCGAATTTGAAAAACTCTATTTTGAACTGGCCGGATTTACGGATTATGCCAGTTATACCCAGGCAACCAATCCGATTTATGTATTTGAAAGTATCAAAATTCCGCTGATGATTTTAAATGCGGAGGATGATCCGGTTTGTCACATCCGAAATTTAGAACCTTATAAAGAAAAAATTCGGGCGATGTCCAATATTATGGTGATTACCACCAAAAAAGGCAGTCATTGCGGCTTTTATCAGGGCTTGATGCAAACCGAATCTTGGGCTACCCGACTAATGGCAGACTATTTGATTCACTTATCTCGTGCACCGGCAACAGTATCTGCTTAAAAAGTTCCAATAAAAAACCCAGCATCTGCTGGGTTTTTTGATGAATGATCCTGTAATTAGTCAAGTGCTGGCATCGCTGCGGCAATCGCGTCAGCAACCGCATCATCCTCAGACTTGTTTTCTGGATTTGAATTGGTTTTAGGTGTGGTCTCAGCAGGCTTTGACGCAGGTTCTTCGCGGGTTTCAGGCACTGGTGCCGGCTCAGTAGTTTCTGGTTTTTTGATTTCACGACGGATTTCAGTCGTGGTGTTTTCAGTTTGCTCACGTTGAATTTCAACCGTTGGCGCTACTTCCTCTTCAATTGCCGCTGGCTCTACAGGTTCAAGCGGTTCAAATTGCGTTGGTTCTGGAGTCGAGATTTCAGATGCTGGAGTAACTTCTACTTGCTCTTCTTCTTTTGGTGCTTCTTTTTTTACACACGCAGTTAATGTCAGGCCAGTCAGGATTAGGGTGGAGATTAAAAGTTTCTTCATCATCATTGCATCAAACATAAAAGTGTGGAGTGGATACACTATTATAGCAGCAAAATGCAAGATAGAAATCATATGAACTTACTGTAATTTTTTATAGGAATTGCTGTTAGAATAGTCAATTGTTTATTGTTCTTTGAATTGATGCGGATTGACTTTGCTTTCTAGGTACAAGGTAAAGTAAAATTGCGCAACATTGCAGGCCGATTTAGGCTCGATTGTACGAGAAACCCAATGACCCATTTTATTTTCGTTACTGGTGGTGTAGTTTCATCACTAGGTAAAGGTATTTCAGCTGCTTCTGTTGCTGCACTTTTAGAAGCTCGTGGTTTAAAAGTGACCATGGTAAAAATGGATCCATACATTAATGTCGATCCAGGGACAATGAGCCCATTCCAGCATGGTGAAGTTTTTGTTACAGAAGATGGTGCTGAAACAGACTTAGACTTGGGTTACTACGAACGTTTCTTGCGTCGTGCGAAAATGACCAAACTAAATAACTTCACATCAGGCCGTGTTTACCAGGATGTTCTAAACAAAGAACGCCGTGGTGACTATCTAGGCGGTACTGTTCAAGTTATTCCACACATTACTGACAATATCAAAGAGCGTGTACTTCGTGCAGGCGAAGGTTATGACGTTGCGATCGTAGAGATCGGCGGTACTGTAGGTGACATTGAATCTCTCCCATTCATGGAATCTGTACGTCAGTTAATGGTTGAACTTGGTCATAAACGTACCATGTTAATGCACTTAACGTTACTCCCATACATTAAGTCTGCAGCAGAATTAAAAACCAAACCAACACAGCACTCTGTTAAAGAACTCCTGTCGATTGGTATTCAGCCAGACATTCTCATCTGTCGTACAGAGTACGATGTAGATGCAGATACTACGCGTAAGATTGCATTATTTACCAACGTTGAAGCACGTGCCGTTGTGGTATGTAAAGACGCACGTTCGATCTACCAGATTCCACGTACATTCTACGAACAAAATGTTGATGATTTAATCTGTGAACGTTTTGGTTATAACGATCTTCCTGAAGCTGATTTAACAGATTGGGATAACGTTGTAGAAGCATTACTGAACCCTGAATACACCGTACGTGTTGCAATGGTCGGTAAATACGTTGAACTTCCAGATGCTTACAAATCTGTCAACGAAGCACTTTTACATGCGGGTATTCAAAACCGTGTGAAAGTTCAGATTGACTACGTAAACGCTGAAGAGCTTGAAGGCCAAGATGTAGCAGAAGTATTGAAAGATGCTGATGCGATTCTAGTTCCTGGTGGTTTCGGTGAGCGCGGTACTGAAGGCAAAATGAAGGCGATTCAGTTCGCACGTGAGAACGGTGTGCCGTTCCTCGGTATTTGCTTGGGTATGCAGTTGGCTGTGATCGAATACGCACGTAATGTTGCTGGTATTGCAGACGCGACCTCGACTGAATTTAACCGTTCAACCAAATCTCCATTGATTGGTTTAATTACTGAATGGTTAGATGAGCGTGGTGAAGTTCAGCAACGTTCTGCTGATTCTGATCTGGGTGGCACGATGCGTTTAGGCGCGCAAAAATCTGAACTGGTTGCAGGGACTAAAACTGCAGAAGTTTATGGTTCTGAAGAAATCATCGAGCGTCACCGTCACCGTTACGAGATGAACAACCGTTATATCCCAGTGCTGGAAGAAAAAGGCATGAAGATTTCTGGTTATTCTCCGGTACAGCATCTGGTAGAAACTGTTGAAATTCCTGCACATCCTTGGTTTATTGCAGTACAATTCCACCCGGAATTTACCAGCTCGCCACGTGATGGTCACCCATTATTTGCAGGTTTCATTGATGCTGCGAAAAAGCAGTACCAAAAAACCAAATAATCGGTGCGTAGGACACAACTAGGGAAGTTTAAATGTCGCAATTAAAACCACAAGAAATTGTACGTTTGGGCGATATACAAATGGCAAATCATTTGCCATTTGTATTATTCGGCGGAATGAATGTACTTGAATCTAAAGACCTGGCTTTTGAAATCGCAGAGACTTATGTCGATATCTGTACACGTTTGGGCATTCCTTATGTGTTCAAAGCCAGCTTTGATAAAGCCAACCGTTCAAGCCTGAACTCTTTCCGTGGCCCAGGCCTGGAAAAAGGTCTCGAGTGGTTAGCTGACATTAAAAAACACTTTAATGTGCCGATCATCACCGATGTGCATGAGCCGTATCAAGCGGCTCCTGTTGCAGAAGTGGCAGACATTATTCAATTGCCAGCTTTCTTAAGCCGTCAGACGGATCTTGTGGAAGCCATGGCAAAAACGGATGCGATCATCAACATCAAAAAAGCTCAGTTCCTGGCTCCGCACGAAATGCGCCATATTCTGCATAAGTGTCTGGAAGCTGGAAATGACAAGCTGATTATTTGTGAGCGTGGTTCGGCATTTGGCTATAACAATCTGGTTGTAGATATGCTGGGCTTCGACATCATGAAAGAGATGAATGTGCCGGTGTTCTTTGATGTGACCCATGCCTTACAAACCCCAGGCGGCCGTGCAGATTCTGCCGGTGGTCGTCGTGCGCAAATTACAACGCTTGCGCGTGCGGGTATGGCAACGGGTCTTGCTGGTTTGTTCTTAGAGGCACACCCAGATCCGGAAAAAGCCAAGTGTGATGGTCCATGTGCGCTGCGCATGTCTCAGCTTGAGCCTTTCCTGGCACAGCTAAAAGAATTGGATACCTTGGTCAAAGGTTTCGAAAAGTTAGATACACACTGAGTTTATCACTCTTGCGCTGCCGTATAGGCAGCTCATATTAATCAACTGAGGAATAGTTCATGAGCCAAATCGTTGACATTCGTGCACGTGAAATTTTGGACTCTCGTGGTAACCCTACCATCGAAGCAGACGTAATCTTAGCATCTGGCGTAGTTGGCCGTGCATGTGCACCATCTGGTGCTTCAACTGGTTCTCGTGAAGCTTTAGAACTTCGTGATGGCGATAAAGCGCGTTACTTAGGTAAAGGCGTTAAAACTGCGGTAAATAACGTAAATACGTTAATCCGTGACGCTTTGGTCGGTAAATCAGTATTCGAACAAAAAGACATCGATAACACGATGATCGCGCTTGACGGTACTGAAAACAAAGAAAAACTAGGTGCAAACGCAACTTTGGCAGTGTCTTTGGCTGCTGCTCGCGCTGCTGCTGAAGAAAAGAAAATTCCTCTTTTCCAATACATCGCAGATCTTCGCGGTCAAACGATTCTAACTATGCCTGTACCAATGATGAACATCATCAATGGTGGTTCACATGCAGACAACAACGTCGATATTCAAGAATTCATGATTGAGCCAGTAGGCTTCACTTCATTCTCTGAAGCGCTACGTGCCGGTGCTGAAATCTTCCATTCACTTAAATCAGTATTAAACAAAAAAGGTTTAAACACTGCGGTAGGTGATGAAGGTGGTTTTGCACCGAACTTACGTTCAAACGAAGAAGCAATCACAGTTATTCTTGAAGCAATTGGTCAAACTGGCTACAAAGCAGGTTCTGACATAATGCTTGCGCTGGATTGTGCATCTTCAGAATTCTACAAAAATGGTCAGTACATTCTTGCAGGTGAAGGCAACAAAGCGTTCACAAGCAACCAGTTCTCTGACTATTTAGCAGGTCTTGTAAACCAATACCCAATTATCTCGATTGAAGATGGTCTGGATGAATCTGACTGGGAAGGCTGGTCTTACCTGACTTCTATTCTTGGTGACAAGATCCAGTTGGTTGGTGACGATTTATTCGTAACGAATCCTAAGATTTTACAACGTGGTATTAATGAGAAAGTTGGTAACTCGATCTTAATCAAATATAACCAAATCGGTACCTTGACTGAAACTTTAGATGCCATCTATCTTGCAAAAGAAAATGGTTACTCTACTGTAATTTCACACCGTTCAGGCGAAACTGAAGATTCAACGATTGCTGATCTTGCAGTAGGTACAGCGGCGGGTCAAATCAAGACTGGTTCACTTTGCCGTTCTGACCGTGTAGCGAAATATAATCAATTACTTCGTATTGAAGAATTGACTAATGCTGCATATCGCGGTAAAGCTGAGTTCAAAGGTTTGAACTAAGCGACTTATGTCAATGTTAAATGTATTCGACTCGACTGCGAGTAAAGTACTGTTGGGCCTTGCGATCATTTTGATCGCAGGGTTTCAATATTTATACTGGTTTGGTGAAGGTGGTTATCATGATCATCAGCAACTGACCCAGAAAATCCAGCAACAAATGGAATTGAATGATGAACTAAAAGAGCGTAATCGCGTTCTGGCGGCAGAAGTTTATGATTTGAAGAATGGTATTGAAGCCATCGAAGAACATGCGCGTTTAGATCTTGGCCTGATTAAGCCACGCGAAACTTTTATTCAAATGAGCACGATCAGTACTCAATATAAACCGATCTATCTTAATCCTAATTCTAAAGTAGACCTGCGAACCAATGAGTCAGCTGAAGCACCAACCACACCCTAAACTTTGGGCCATTCTTCCAGCTGCAGGTTCCGGTAGCCGTTTCTCCAAAACAGAACTGAAACAATATCAGATGATTCAAGAGCGAACTGTTCTTGAACATACGGTGGCTCGTCTGAATCAACTACCTTTGACAGGTTATGTTCTGGCGATTGGTGAACAGGACAACGTCGCAAAAACGCTACCATTTTCCAGTCTGGAGAAAGCCCATTTTTCTTTGGGTGGTGCCGAGCGGGTGAATTCCGTGTTAAATGCACTGAACTATTTATCTCAAATCGCTTCTGAAGATGAGTGGGTGCTGGTACATGACGCGGCGCGTCCCTGTGTTAGTCAGGATTGTCTGCAACAACTGGTCAATACGGCAATTTTACAGGATCAGGCTGCGATTCTGGCGATTCCAGTAAGAGATACACTTAAGCGTGTAGTAACCAATTTTGATATTGAGGAAACAGTGGATCGTTCAATGCTCTGGCAGGCACAAACACCACAAATGGCGAAACTGGGAGTCTTAAATCGTGCTATTCAACAAGCATTGAAAGATGGTGCTACGATTACTGATGAAGCCAGTGCGCTGGAACATATCGGTGAGCCGGTGAGTGTAGTACAAGGTCGTTCCGATAATATTAAAATTACCTATCCGGATGATCTGGAACTGGCCAGGCTGATTTTACAGGCTCAGGCTTAAAAATATATTCAAATAATATTTAAATAAAAGCAGAATAAATCTGGCTATAGCGATCTATTCGCTATAGCTTTCACTTATAATTTTGCCATCATTCTTTTTCACCTTTTGGCCAATGATACCTTCACAGCAGTATCGGTTTTTACGTCACTCTTTGCGTGATGGACGTAGTATTAATCCGCAAGATTCATCTCGATGGACCAAGTTGCACCTTGATCCATGGTTATTGTGCTTTCTGGTTCTCAATGCAATTCTGGGTTTAATGGTGGTGTATAGCGCGACCTCCGAAGACTCTGGCATGGTGGTGCGTCAGGCGATCAGTTTCGGGATTGGCTTTGTGCTGCTGTTTATCTGTGCGCAGATTCCACCGAAAGTCTATCAGGCGATTAGTCCATACCTGTATGCCTTTGGCATATTCATGTTGTTGTTGGTCTTTGTGATTGGTGAAAAACGTTTAGGTGCAACCCGCTGGATTACCTTGCCGGGGGTGGGAAGCATGCAACCGAGTGAGGTGATGAAATTTGCCATGCCTTTGATGATGGCCTGGTATTTTGCACGTAAGCCATTTCCTCCCAAATTTTTGCATATTGTCGGGGCTTTGATTTTATTGGGTGTACCATTTGTTTTGGTGGCACTTCAGCCTGACTTGAATATTGGTTTGGTGATTCCCGGTATTTTTGTTCTGTTTTTAAGTGGGATGTCTTGGCGTCTGATTGGTGGTGCAGCAGCGGCGGTAGCTGTGGCAGCTCCGGCTGCATGGATGTTCGTTCTACAAGAGTATCAAAAAAAACGTATTACCACGTTGTTTGATCCGGAGTCAGACGCCTTGGGCGCGGGCTGGAATATTATCCAGTCCAAAATTGCCATTGGTTCAGGCGGTTCCACAGGCAAAGGCTATACCGAAGGTACGCAATCGCATTTGGGTTATCTCCCTGAACATCATACTGACTTTATTATGTCGACTTATGCCGAAGAATTTGGTTTTATCGGTGTTTTTCTGCTGTTTAGTTTATTCACTGCCATTATTATTCGCTGTCTGATGATTGGTTTAAACAGCTTTCATAACTTTGGCCGTTTATATGCTGGAGCCATGGGACTGACTTTTTTCTTCTTTGTATTCTTAAACTCAGGCATGGTGAGCGGGATTTTACCTGTGACCGGAGATCCATTGCCGCTGATGAGTTATGGTGGAACAGCGGTAATTTCCATGCTGGCCGGGATGGGCATTGTGATGTCGATCCATACTCATCGATAAATCATTCTAAAAGTCGGACTGGTTCCGGCTTTCTTATAGACTTAAAATAAGTTGTTTTAAAAATCCTGTTGGGCCAGAAGAAAAAAGAAGAATATTTTAGAATTCGTATGAAATTAAAAAAGCCCTCACGTGAGGGCTTTTTTAATTTCATACTTTAACTGAGGAACCAGGTGTAATAGCCCCAGATCATTAAAGGCCAAGCTAAAAATGGACTAAACAGCCATTTCCAGAACCAGTGGTGTGGCATAAATCCGACACCATGGACAAAGCCTCCAGAAATACCAATCATGATATACATCATGGCACTGTGGCTATATTCACCATTGGCATCCAGCATTGCAGAAGGATGAACCAATAACACGGCTGCGAGAGGAAAAGCCAGGAGGCAGGAAATCATCATCGCAAATTTGTTTGGTTTCTTGTCTACAACGGTTTTCTCAAGCGCAGCTTCGGTCATGTTTTATTCCTCATCCAGGTCTTGGTGTTGTTCCATGTAAATGGCAGCAATCACACTGGCAAAACAGGCCATCAGTACACCCAGAATCCAAGCAAAATACCACATAGTTGTCTCTCCTTAAGACACAGCCCTTAGTACAGGCTATGTGAATTATCTTCAATGTGTTTGTTGGTGATCACGCCCCACATCTTGTAATAACACCAAGTAGTATAGATGAGGATCAATGGAACAAAGATACAGGCAGCAACGGTCATCACGGTTAAGGTATTTTTACTGGATACCGCATCCCACATGGTCAGACTTGCAACCGGGTTAACACTTGAAGGCATCAGGAAAGGGAACAGGGCAAAACCTGCAGTCAGGATTGCACCGATAACTGCCAGAGATGAACCCAGGAAGCTCAAGCCTGCTTTGTTTTTACCTCCTGCTAGTACAATGATCAAGCCACCCAAAATGCCGGCAATAGGCGCTGCCATCGTGATTGGATAAGTCGAATAGTTATTCATCCAGCCTGGATTGGCATTGGTCAATACTTCTTTGGCCAGCGGATTGGCAACACCATTGGTATCAAAAGGTGTAACTAAGGTATAGCCCTGAATGCCACCAAAATACAACCATGCACCGGCTGCCAGGAAAGTTGCTAAATACACTAGTCCCATGATTTGTGTTGCTTTGGCAGAACGTTGGCGTAGGTCACCATCAGTACGCAGCATTAACCATGCACCACCATGTGCACACAGCATCGATAAACTGACCAGACCACAGACAATTGCAAACGGATTGAGCAGGGCAAAGAAGCTACCAGTATAAGTAGAACGTACAGTTTCATCTAAAGTAAATGGTACACCCAGGAACATGTTGCCGAATGCCACACCGAAGACCAATGCAGGCACTGCACCACCAATGGCTAGACCCCAGTCCCATGAATTGCGCCATTTGGTATTTTCCAGTTTTGAGCGATAGTCAAAACCGACCGGACGCAGGAATAGGGCAAACAGTACCAGCAACAGTGCCCAGTACATGCCAGAGAAGGCGGTTGCATAGACCATTGGCCAGGCAGCGAACAAAGCACCGCCGGCAGTAATAAACCAGACTTGGTTACCGTCCCAGTGCGGCGCAATGGTATTGATCGCTGCACGGCGCTCGCTATCATTTTTGCCCACAAATGGCATGATCGCCATGGAGCCCATATCGAAGCCGTCGGTGAGGGCAAAGCCAATCAGCAATACGCCTACCAGCACCCACCAAATGATTTTTAATAATTCATATTCGATCATGCTTGAGTCTCCCCATTTGACTTTTCTGCAGCTGCAAGCTTTTCAAAATGGTATTTACCAGTATGCAGTGAGCTTGGGCCAAGACGTGAGAACTTGATCATCAGATACATCTCGATAATCAGTAACACGGTATAGAATGCTGCCAATGCGAGGATTGAACCCCAGACATCACCTGTGCTTAAGCTTGATGCTGAAAGATGCGTCGGTAATACCTCACCAATAGTCCATGGTTGACGACCTACTTCTGCTACATACCAGCCAGTTTGCGCAGCAACCCAAGGTAAAGGCAGTGCAAATAATGCAAATTTCAATAACCATGGTTTGTTTTCAGCATTACGTTTTGCTACCGCAAAAGTTGCCAGTGCAAATAGAAGTAGCATCAGGAAGCCGGAAGCTACCATGGCACGGAATGCCCAGAACAGGCTTGGTACGTGTGGAATAGTGTCTTTAGCAGCTGCTTTGATTTGCTCTTCAGAAGCATCAACGACATTTGGTGTGTATTTTTTCAGAAGTAGACCGTAACCTAAGTCTTTTTGGCTTTCTTCAAAAGCGGTTTTCAGTTCTGGAGACTGATCACCAGCACGTAATTTTTCCAGTTGTGAATAGGCCACCATACCATTACGGATACGCGCTTCATGCTGAACCAGCAGGTCCTTAATACCTGTAACTTGTTCAGTCGTAGAACGTGTAGCAATCAGACCCATTACATAA from Acinetobacter lwoffii encodes the following:
- a CDS encoding YheT family hydrolase gives rise to the protein MKMLLKKLGQLSSEYLDRFSGADEPTLYYNPNGVFSGLIERLPQLQQKYRPTPWLANAHAHILYFDLIKKRTIKLKYDALEQLKMSDGGITGIAWYGLDLPANTPTIVLLHTITGSPESMRELVRDLHKYTGWRVALCLRRGHADLPMPVPKMNLFGSTQDLREQLLYIQDRFPQSDLYGVGSSAGTGLLVRYLGEEGEQTPLKAAFALCPGYNTETGFANVHPFYSKVMAKKLIKRFIHPYQETWQVCPSWKQLLEVKDLSEFEKLYFELAGFTDYASYTQATNPIYVFESIKIPLMILNAEDDPVCHIRNLEPYKEKIRAMSNIMVITTKKGSHCGFYQGLMQTESWATRLMADYLIHLSRAPATVSA
- a CDS encoding CTP synthase, which encodes MTHFIFVTGGVVSSLGKGISAASVAALLEARGLKVTMVKMDPYINVDPGTMSPFQHGEVFVTEDGAETDLDLGYYERFLRRAKMTKLNNFTSGRVYQDVLNKERRGDYLGGTVQVIPHITDNIKERVLRAGEGYDVAIVEIGGTVGDIESLPFMESVRQLMVELGHKRTMLMHLTLLPYIKSAAELKTKPTQHSVKELLSIGIQPDILICRTEYDVDADTTRKIALFTNVEARAVVVCKDARSIYQIPRTFYEQNVDDLICERFGYNDLPEADLTDWDNVVEALLNPEYTVRVAMVGKYVELPDAYKSVNEALLHAGIQNRVKVQIDYVNAEELEGQDVAEVLKDADAILVPGGFGERGTEGKMKAIQFARENGVPFLGICLGMQLAVIEYARNVAGIADATSTEFNRSTKSPLIGLITEWLDERGEVQQRSADSDLGGTMRLGAQKSELVAGTKTAEVYGSEEIIERHRHRYEMNNRYIPVLEEKGMKISGYSPVQHLVETVEIPAHPWFIAVQFHPEFTSSPRDGHPLFAGFIDAAKKQYQKTK
- the kdsA gene encoding 3-deoxy-8-phosphooctulonate synthase, which gives rise to MSQLKPQEIVRLGDIQMANHLPFVLFGGMNVLESKDLAFEIAETYVDICTRLGIPYVFKASFDKANRSSLNSFRGPGLEKGLEWLADIKKHFNVPIITDVHEPYQAAPVAEVADIIQLPAFLSRQTDLVEAMAKTDAIINIKKAQFLAPHEMRHILHKCLEAGNDKLIICERGSAFGYNNLVVDMLGFDIMKEMNVPVFFDVTHALQTPGGRADSAGGRRAQITTLARAGMATGLAGLFLEAHPDPEKAKCDGPCALRMSQLEPFLAQLKELDTLVKGFEKLDTH
- the eno gene encoding phosphopyruvate hydratase, whose product is MSQIVDIRAREILDSRGNPTIEADVILASGVVGRACAPSGASTGSREALELRDGDKARYLGKGVKTAVNNVNTLIRDALVGKSVFEQKDIDNTMIALDGTENKEKLGANATLAVSLAAARAAAEEKKIPLFQYIADLRGQTILTMPVPMMNIINGGSHADNNVDIQEFMIEPVGFTSFSEALRAGAEIFHSLKSVLNKKGLNTAVGDEGGFAPNLRSNEEAITVILEAIGQTGYKAGSDIMLALDCASSEFYKNGQYILAGEGNKAFTSNQFSDYLAGLVNQYPIISIEDGLDESDWEGWSYLTSILGDKIQLVGDDLFVTNPKILQRGINEKVGNSILIKYNQIGTLTETLDAIYLAKENGYSTVISHRSGETEDSTIADLAVGTAAGQIKTGSLCRSDRVAKYNQLLRIEELTNAAYRGKAEFKGLN
- a CDS encoding septum formation initiator family protein, with the translated sequence MSMLNVFDSTASKVLLGLAIILIAGFQYLYWFGEGGYHDHQQLTQKIQQQMELNDELKERNRVLAAEVYDLKNGIEAIEEHARLDLGLIKPRETFIQMSTISTQYKPIYLNPNSKVDLRTNESAEAPTTP
- the ispD gene encoding 2-C-methyl-D-erythritol 4-phosphate cytidylyltransferase gives rise to the protein MSQLKHQPHPKLWAILPAAGSGSRFSKTELKQYQMIQERTVLEHTVARLNQLPLTGYVLAIGEQDNVAKTLPFSSLEKAHFSLGGAERVNSVLNALNYLSQIASEDEWVLVHDAARPCVSQDCLQQLVNTAILQDQAAILAIPVRDTLKRVVTNFDIEETVDRSMLWQAQTPQMAKLGVLNRAIQQALKDGATITDEASALEHIGEPVSVVQGRSDNIKITYPDDLELARLILQAQA
- the rodA gene encoding rod shape-determining protein RodA, with amino-acid sequence MIPSQQYRFLRHSLRDGRSINPQDSSRWTKLHLDPWLLCFLVLNAILGLMVVYSATSEDSGMVVRQAISFGIGFVLLFICAQIPPKVYQAISPYLYAFGIFMLLLVFVIGEKRLGATRWITLPGVGSMQPSEVMKFAMPLMMAWYFARKPFPPKFLHIVGALILLGVPFVLVALQPDLNIGLVIPGIFVLFLSGMSWRLIGGAAAAVAVAAPAAWMFVLQEYQKKRITTLFDPESDALGAGWNIIQSKIAIGSGGSTGKGYTEGTQSHLGYLPEHHTDFIMSTYAEEFGFIGVFLLFSLFTAIIIRCLMIGLNSFHNFGRLYAGAMGLTFFFFVFLNSGMVSGILPVTGDPLPLMSYGGTAVISMLAGMGIVMSIHTHR
- a CDS encoding cyd operon YbgE family protein, with the protein product MTEAALEKTVVDKKPNKFAMMISCLLAFPLAAVLLVHPSAMLDANGEYSHSAMMYIMIGISGGFVHGVGFMPHHWFWKWLFSPFLAWPLMIWGYYTWFLS
- the cydX gene encoding cytochrome bd-I oxidase subunit CydX; amino-acid sequence: MWYFAWILGVLMACFASVIAAIYMEQHQDLDEE
- the cydB gene encoding cytochrome d ubiquinol oxidase subunit II, yielding MIEYELLKIIWWVLVGVLLIGFALTDGFDMGSMAIMPFVGKNDSERRAAINTIAPHWDGNQVWFITAGGALFAAWPMVYATAFSGMYWALLLVLFALFLRPVGFDYRSKLENTKWRNSWDWGLAIGGAVPALVFGVAFGNMFLGVPFTLDETVRSTYTGSFFALLNPFAIVCGLVSLSMLCAHGGAWLMLRTDGDLRQRSAKATQIMGLVYLATFLAAGAWLYFGGIQGYTLVTPFDTNGVANPLAKEVLTNANPGWMNNYSTYPITMAAPIAGILGGLIIVLAGGKNKAGLSFLGSSLAVIGAILTAGFALFPFLMPSSVNPVASLTMWDAVSSKNTLTVMTVAACIFVPLILIYTTWCYYKMWGVITNKHIEDNSHSLY